The genomic region GGGCAGGGCGGGCAGGGGCTGGGCCGGCCCCTTCCCAGCCCGTCGGAAGGCCGCCCCCCGCCCGGTGCTGGCTGGCTCTGGGCGGACAGATGAGAGTGCGGGGTGGTGCGCGAGCTGGACCAGCCAGCCCCGGGGCCAGCGGGGCGGAGTGGAGGTGGGGGCGCAGAGGTGGGGAGCGGGACAGACCGGGGACAGCCACAGAGGGAGACCGAGGGAGAGCCCGAGACGCAGAGACGGACCCCGAGAGGTCAGGCGCGAGGCGAGGGATGGAGAGACAGCGGCAGAGACGGTGCGGGGTGGTGCGGGGCGCGAGTGTGAGCCGGGAGTGTGAGTGAGTGGCGAGGAGCGCGGAGGGAGGCTGGGAGCCCGCGGTTAGTGGTGAGGCACAGAGGAAGGGGAGGCTGCCGGGAGGACTAGCCGGGAGGGAAGGACCGGGCGCAGGGCCGGGAGAGGGACTGGGAATGATGGGACCAGCGGGCAGAGGGGTGCctgcagggggaggaggggggcaggATGCAAGGGGTGAGGGCGGCTGGGGcctgggtgggtggagggggacGTCCCCCTGCAGTGCCAGCCCCCAACTGACATGGGTCTGTCTCTCTTGCTTGTTCCATCCTGTCctcatccatctgtctgtctggcCTCTCTACAGGGCTGGCTccaacatggactgtagctgcgtCTCCGACCTTCTCTTCACCCCACCCGCCCTGCCGGCTCTCTGGACCCCTGGTAACTGGCCCAGACCTGCCCCACCGTTGCCTCAGCCCTGGGGCCTTCCCAGTCCTCTGGCCCCTCCTTTCTGCATCTCTCACTGTCTTTCCTCCATCTGCCCGGGGTCTGGGGTCTCGGTCAGAGTCGCCTGAATCCAACCCCTTAATGAAAAACTTGACTAAAAACTTCACGGCCAGATGTCCCTGCCACCTGCCTGCTGGGACATGAGGGTCTTTTGGAAGACAGGTGAGGTGTGGAGGTCTGAGTGGGACAAGGATGCTGGGGCCTGAAGACCTGGGGTCTCGGCCGGCCGCAGTCTGCTTCCACCCAGGACCTGCGGGCAGAGGAGCAGGGAGACTTGAGACAGACGGGCGCTGATGGCGCAGGGCCGGGGATGAGAGGGGGCACTAGATCAGGCGCTGGTGGGCAAGTGGGCAGACCCAGGCAGGGGAACACGGAGGCGCGGCCCAACCAGCTGGAACAGGAAAGAGGACGGTTTGCTTGGAAGTGGACACCCAGACCAGGGATGTGGACGACAGTAAGACCTGGACATGCATCTAAGTCCAAGTCACACGCTCCACAGATgggcagtgagagagagagggagaggtgtgtgtgtgtgtgtgtgtgtgtacaccacgAGACAGAGAGGTGAGAAGACTCCGTGCTGGTTATTTAGGATCctggtgtgtctctgtgtcacccTCCAAGAAGAACGGGTCGCACTGGGGAAGTGTGCGTCCATCTCTTTGTTGAACTGGTTCTGCCTGCTTGTCCGTGCACGTCCGAGGTCACCTGAGCGTGTCTCCAGACTGAGTGTGTTGTGTGTCTTTGGGACTCGGAGTGTCCACAATTCCCGGTTGGGGGGGGGCGGGTTGTCTGCCAGCTAGCCTCAGTAGgcaaaaagcctttgactgctcCTTCCGTGGTGTGTGGCATTCTGAACCAAACGGAGGTCTAATCTCGCTGCATTTTGGGTTGCGTGGGTGGATGGGTGGTCCCCCAGGCCTCTGTGTCAGGGGCTGTGTCTGTGTTTGGGGCGTGGGGCTGGTTCCGTGTGTCACTGAGAGTGGCTGTGCACTGGGGGCTGTGTTGTCttgatgtgcatgtgtgtctgtgtgctgagATTGTGGGTCCTCCTGCCTCTCATTGTGTCGGCACGTATAGCACACCCGAGAACACGCGTGGAGGACAGGCCGGGGTGTGTGTCTGCATGTTGTCATCTTCGGGGTCATTGGGCGTGTCTGTGTGATACAGTCGCTGGGACATGTTCCGGGTGTGAAATGGGCCAGAGCTCATGTGTTGTTGATTCATTCGGCTGTCTTCTTAGATGAGAAAGACCCCAGACGGAGTTGAGAGAGAAATTCTCTTTAGGGAGGAAACTGCCTGGCCTTCCCCAGCCTCGGGCAGACCCTGGGCAGCCTGGCTGGGACCCTGCTTCTCCTTGCCTCATCCCTGAAATTCTAACAAACCAGAGAGGGCAAGGAACTGCCTGGGACCACACCAGCAAGTGGATACCAACAGTCTCCCAGCTCAGAGACCCTGACCCTGCCACCCCAACCACCCTCCTCTCCTGCAGATTGTAGGCTAATTCTGCCTTCTGTTTTCATGCCTGGGTCTGGGGTCTCTGAGGAGGGGGACGGGGACAGAGGCTGTGGCACGGAAGTGGGACCCAGGGCCTGGAGCCTTGTGGGTGGGCAGTGAGATACAGGGGTGGGAGAGCCCCTCGGTCTCCACCTAGTATCTGTATGTCTGGACACTGGGGTGCAGGGTGCTCATTGGAGCTGTGGATGCTAAGAGTtggttgtgggacttccctggaggtccagtggttaagaatctgagcttccactgcagggggcgtgggttcagtccctcgttGGGAACTAGGGATCTCAGgaggcaaccaaaaaaaaaaagagctggatGTCTGTggcaggggtgggatgagggggtgCTCTACTGTTAGGGTGTCACGAGGGTGTGACTGTAAGGGTGACACATGCGTCTTGGCGTAGCACTCACGGTCTCCACCACAGGGTGCTTCATGTGGGCCTTTGGGGTTCTGTGTCTTCTCATCACAGTTGCGTTGTTCGCGGGTCCCAGCGCTCAGGGGCCTGAGATGTTTGCAATTGTGTGTGCCTGGTGTGAATGCCTTGGTGGCACGTTTGTAGTGTCATGCTCCGGCGGGAGTGTGGCTCTCTGATACAGCCGGGGGGTCCCTCAAGGGTGAGCAGATGTCTGTGTGACAGGTTGTGTGCTGTGGGcatctgcacacacacatactctcagACGGACATGGCACAGAGGCAGGGCAGGGACACAGGGAAGTGACAGGTATAAATATACGGACGGGTACGGAGGCGCATGTGTACGCAGGCCCAGCCTGGATGTTCCAGGGTGAGGTCAGCCAGGGCGGCGGAGGGGTGCAGGGTGGTGAACTTCGGGGAGAGATGGACAAGGGACAGGGAGAAGAGATAGCAGGAATCAGGGGCCATTCAGAGTACACAAGAGATCAGACCTCAGGGCTGGCAGGACCAGGCTGGGGCAGTGCAGGGAGAACGCAGTGGAGGGCGTGCCCTTTCCTGCAAGCCCCTCCCAGACCCTCCCCAACATCAAGGACAGGGGAATCTGGTCCCTGCCACCCTCCAGCCCAGCTGTGCCAAGGCAGGAGTTGGGCTGCAAGTGCCAACCCAGGGCCCCCAGACAATGAGGTCTCTCCCTCTGTTTGGACAGTCTGGGGACTGGACACCAAGTGGGGTGCGGAGAGTGGGAGATGTGGAGATGCTCCCCAAAGATGCCTGAGGCTGCTCACTAGAGACCAGGGGTCAGGGGAGAGGGGCATGCCTCCTGGTTCCCCGAGCCCCCGACTCGGCGCACTGACCTGGGGCCACTTCCCTGGCTCCCATCCCCAGGCTTTGCCTTCCCGGATTGGGCCTACAAGCCGGAGTCGTCCCCCGGCTCCAGGCAGATCCAGCTGTGGCACTTTATCCTGGAGCTGCTGCAGAAAGAGGAGTACCAGGGTGTCATCGCCTGGCAAGGGGACTATGGGGAGTTCGTCATCAAGGACCCCGACGAGGTGGCTCGGCTCTGGGGCATCCGGAAGTGCAAGCCTCACATGAATTATGACAAGCTGAGCCGGGCTCTGCggtgaggaggggctggggacctTGTCCTGCTCCCCTCACTGTCCCTCTGGGGCCCTGTCCCCTGGGGGCTTTCCCTCAATTTCCTGGGGGCAGAATCATATGGGATCCCAGCGCACAGGGCTCTGTGCCTGTAGCTACCATAAGTATCCACTTGTGAGTGAAGGACCAAAGCCCTGGACTTCAGAGCCACACAGGGCAGGATCCTAGCCCCTGCCTGGCCCTGTgactctggcctcagtttccccaagctGTTGTGTTCTGTGCTGGGCGCCAATCAAGTGTTGGGGGCTCTGCCTTCATCTCTGCATCAGTGTCCTCCCTCTGCTCACAGCTACTACTACAACAAGCGGATTCTCCACAAGACCAAAGGGAAGAGGTTCACCTACAAGTTCAATTTCAGCAAAGTTGTGCTCGTCAATTACCCGTTGTTGGACGTGACGGCTGCCACCACGGGCTCCCCGCTTCTGCTGACCCCTGGTCCCTTTGGGGGAGCCCCTGGCCCAGATGCTGCTCCCCTCACCCCTGAGGTGAGTTTGGATCTTGGGGTCCCCAAGCCCTGAAcctcctggggagggggcagcctGTCTGAGCGGTACCTATTCCCTCACCTCCCTCTCTAGACCCTGCAGACCCTGTTTTCTGCTCCACGCCTGGGAGAGCCGGGGGCCCGGGCACCCCTTTTCACCCCCGAGACAGACAAACTGCGTCTAGACAGCCCTTTCCCATTCCTGGGCTCTGGTAAGGGCCTGGGAGTCCAGGGGTGCCCCCGGGGTGGGCAGGCATGCTGTACGTGTGTGAGGGAAGAAGATGGGCAAAGATAGAAGGGGGAGAAGCCAGGACGCTGGAAGGAGGCCCTGGGTGAGgctgtgtgtgcgcatgtgtgcacatgcgtgTCTAGAAGTCAGAGGACGTGAGCGAggtggagcagagaggagggcAGCTGGAGAAGGGGTCAGGCTGACAGCAGAGCTTTTGGGGGGCACTAAATGaatgggaggcaggcagggacgTGGAAATGAGGGGAGCCACGTGAGGGTGGGAGATGCTGTGTGGGAGGACGATGGGAGAAATCAGGTGGAACACGGCAGGAAGGAATGACCCAGTCTACCTGACCCCCTGTGCCCATCACCTTCTCCCCAGGTGCCACTGGCTATTCCAAGCCCCCTGGCCTGCTGGGGCACTTCAGCCGCGCCTTCCCTGAGCACCCCTGGAACTTCAGCCCATACCTCACTGGCCCCTTCCCCAAGCTGCCCCCGCCTCTCTACCCACCACACTTCTACCCCAACCCCCTGGCCAGTTCTCTGGGCCACCTGCCCTCggcaggggcagggggcggcCCCACCGCCATGCCCCTGCTGGCCGCCACTGGGGAGGGCCTAGGCCCGGAGCGCCCCGCGGGCCTGGCTGTGGCCCAGCGCCTGGCGCTACCGGGGGCCGGGGGTCCAGAGGCTGCGCTGGGCGGGAAGGAGGACAGCGACTCAGAGCTGGAGATCACCGACGTCAGTGGCTGCAGCTCTGACAGTGACGGCGACGAGGGCCTCCCCGTGCCCCCCAAGGCCAAGGCGGGCAAAGGCGGGGTCGGCAGCTGAGCCGCTGCGGGGAGATGGATTCTGCCGGGGCAGAGACCAGGGCAGCCGCCCGCGGGGCCTCTTCCATGGTCTGGTCTGCCCTTGATGTCCTGCCGGAGGCTGGGCCTGGGCGCATGGCTGCCCCAGGCTTCTTCCCCAGCCCCAGACTGGGGGGTGTCACCTCCCCTCTCCAGCGAGGGGAGGGGACACGATgacctccagcctcctccccaggCTCCAGTGTGAGCGGGGGGGTCCCCGCCTGACCCCCCTCTCCTGAAGTGCAATATGGCGCCCAGCCTcccccctgcccacctgcccctgTGCTGTGACCTGAGTGTTTGTGCGGCCTTGTCTCCCCCGTGCCGGCCCCAGTGCTgacgcccgccccccacccctgcccacagGCCCCCTGGGGACAGGGAGCTCAGAGCAAtaaccccgcccccagcccccacccaggagggccccctctccccccaacccccatcagCCAACCCCAGAGATTTACTACAAAAATAAACGAACAGAAAGAAGTGTGAGATGCTGGATGCCCAGCATCGTCGTGGGTGACCAAGGGGGCTTGGGAGTGGGGGCCACGAggggtgtgtgtgtcggggggctGGCCCTGGGGAGTCAACATTAAGACACGGAATCTGATGAACGCAGAGGCAACGCAGTGGGACAGATGGAGGAAGCAATGCCAGACAGTCTTGGGGGGGAGCGGTTTCCAGACGCCATTCTGGGGCCCTTCCCCGCCCTCACACACTCAGACCTCTCCttagataatatatattaaaaaataaacctccAATTCAGGATATAAAAACAGAGCAAAGGCACTtgaggggtgggggttggagggCCTGGCCACCCCCCCACCCAGGCAATACTGAGATGGCCCAGGAATGGGGGCCAGGTGGTGCCCCCCCGGAATGAAGCCCTGAGTCCCCCaagcaggagggagagaagacTGAAGCCAGTGGGAGGTGGCGGGGGGGCAGTGATCCCATCTGGGCACCCCCAACTCCCCCAAGGCGTGGCCTGGGGCAGCCTGGCTCCCTCTCCTCAGGCCCCTGGGGTTGGAGACGCTGGGTAGTCAGGTCCTGCAGTGATGGGTGGCCCGCTCCTTCTTGCGAAAcgcctgggggcaggggagaggcaggagcagaagggagatggggggagagatggagagagacggATAGGGtggaagggagggtggggaagCAGCACAGAAGAGCcagagaaacagagatgaagacaGGAGGCGGAATGGGGAGATGCAGAAAATCAAAGATGGAGGGAGAGAAATGGACGGGACTGTGCAGCTGTTAGCATCTGATGGGGCCACTCGGGCGCTTCCTCTTTGGCCTGTGCCCGGCTCCCCTGGTCCCTCACTCACCTGCCTGGGGCAGGGGGCCTCAGGTACAGCCAGACTGGGGGACGGTGTTCTCCCCAAGCTGGGACAGGAGGAGTCTCAGGCGGCAAaattcctcctccacctcctggtTTTGGGGGATCATCAGTGAGAAGGGCTCCTCCACTTAGCCCCTTCCTCCCTGTTCCCACCCCCAGGCCACACCACCTCTAGCTGTTTAATGGTCTCCTCCAGGCTGAGCAGCTCCTCCCGAATTTCCTGGGGCTGCGTTGGGCTCAAGGGGCTGCCCCCTGGGACCCCATCCCCTTCGAGGGGAGGCCCTGCCCCGCTGTCTTCCTCCGAAGGCAACAGGAGCTGTTTCAGGGTCAGCACTGGACAGGGGTGAGGGGACAGAGTCAGAGGTGCGGGGGGTGAGGGCTGGGAGATGTAGCTGGGGATGGGTGTGGGCCTATGGTGGGAAGGAGCTTCTGGTTAGTCAGACCTGAGGAAGGGGCTGGGGTATGTGAGGAGGGGTGCAGGGGTGTGAAGCTGGGGCTGAGGGGGAGGGCACCCGGGGAGAGGCTgaactgaaggtcaggaagggacaGGGGCTGCAGGAGGTGAAGGAACTTGGGGCCACCAAGGACGGTGGTGCAGCATGGGCTGTGCATGTGGTGGACTGGGTGGGCTTGCTTCCGGCACCTGAGCATAGGCAGGTGGGAAAGCAGTGTCGGGGCAGGCGGTGGCCGCCCTGCGCGGGTGGGGCTGAGCTACCTTTCTGAAGGGCCTTGGCGGCGAGCTGGCCCTCGAGGCCTTGTCTGCAGAAGGGCAGGAGGGAGTTGAAGAGTCTCTCCATCCGGCCTGGGTCAGGGAGCAGAGAGGGGGCTCAGatcctgccaggcttcctgtggagccccccacccccattcactGCCGCTCTATCAAGGCTCACCATCTGCCGGGGGCATCTCTCGGCTGCCATTGCCGTTTTCGGAGCTGCTAAGCAGGGGTTCACGAGTGCTGGGGGGAGCAAGTGCCGGGTGACCCCACTGCCCTGGCCCTGGTGGGCAGCAGGGGCAGGGAGACAGGGAGCTGGAGGTGGGGAAGGCAGGGAGGTCCGGAGATAGAGACAGAGGTCGAATTtgggagacagggagacagagaggcttggccagtggaagacagagaggcctggattGGAGACAGATGGGCCGTGGTGGGGTGGgtgtacatgtgcacacaccttcacatgcatgcacacagacacacacgtgcacatgcacGCACATGGAGACTGGGCTGGAGCTCGGGTTCTGGGGACACACGGGGAGGCTGCCCCTTGACCTCTAGTTCCCTCTCCTGGCCCCCTCACCTGCTGGGGCCGGGCCGGTGTTTGGGTCGGGAGGTGCGGGAGGGGACCTTCAGGCATCCAGCGGTCTCGGTGATCAGGGTACACCAGCTAAGGAGACAGGCCAGACCCCTGGGCTGTCAGAGCCCCCAAACCCTGGGCCAGGACATtcctcccctccctgtccccagaggccctggggcccgggcctcctcctcatcctcctccacCCACTCCAGGAACCCAGGCCCTGCTCACATCCTCCGCTCAGACACCGTCTGCGCCACCAGCTCGTATATCTGGGCCTCCTGGTCCCAGGTAAAAATGACATAGAAGGCTTTGTGATCTGCAGGGGGAGGGAAAAGCGAGACTCAAAGCCAGGGTCACCCCAATGTGCCCCTGGGGAAGTCCCCCATGACCTTAGGGCTCCCAGGATTCAACTCACTCACTCTGTCACCCCTCCGGAGCCCTCCCTCATCTAATCAGGAAATAAGTCCCCTGTCTGCTCTACCTACAAGACTTGCAGGACCACTCCCACCATCATGGCCCCACCAGGTTTCAATTCCTGCTCCCTAAAGCTCCCAAGAGGCAATCAGGGCATTTTTTCAAAATACTGCTTAAAACTGGCAGCTCTTCTGTGCAAACACCTGGGGGCAGTTTCCCATTTAACTTAATAAAATCCACAAGCCAGCCTGGCACCCCGGCCGTGTCCTGTCCAGGGTcccccctcccagcctcagcctcAGGGCTGCCAGCCACccacctccatccctcccccgcccccaccgcccctGGGCGCAGAGCATGCGCCCCTGCTCTTCGGAGGGTTCCTCCGCCATCCTGGGAACGGCCGTGCCCGGGGCCTCACCGGTGGCCACCTCGCGGGTCATGGCGGAGGTGAGCCGCAGCACTGGCCGCAGCATGGTCTTGCCATCGGGCGTGGGCGTCAGCGTCCGGCTGTGCGACTTAAGCAAGAACCGCTCGTCCTGGcgctgaagcagcagcagcaggtcatccAGCAGCAGCACGTGGACCTCTGCGGGTTGGGGGGCAGGGCTCAGCACCCCCACCTGACACCCTGGCCCTGAGgcgcccccccccccatccccgcccTGCTCGCTGCCTGCCCTGGCGCTCACCCACAGCCTTGTCCTTCGTCACCCGCCACGTCAGTGGGCCCTCGTAGATCAACCTCTTCTTGGTGATGTCTAGGttctggaggcaggaaggaaggggtgATGGCCGGTGAAGACGATGGTGgggtgggagaaggtggggaTGACCACAGGGGGTTGGTCAGGTCAGCTCATTCCCCGCTGGGAGATAAGGGGGGTGGGGTCAGAGCTGAGGGGCCCCTCTTGCTTCCTgggtgagctatcagggaatgctgagcgtgggcagagaggaggggaggggagcagagaggaggagaggggagcggGGAGGGCACCTTGAACTCGCTCAGCATGGGGTCGTTGCTCTGCCGCAGGTGGGTCAAATCCAGACGCCTCTGATAATCTTTGAGCCGCtaggggcagggaagggagggtCACTGGCTTCCACGGACCCCTGCATACGCACACCCCACCGCCCTGGCCCAGGGCCCTGTCTGGCTCACCAGCAGGTCCTCCATGTCCCGCACGGCAAGGTTGACGTGTTGCAGAATTTCCCGGCAGCACTCGGCTGCCCGCTCCACTTTCTCCCGTTCCACCGGCTCTTCTGTGGGCAAAGGGGGAGACCGGGCTAGGGGTGAACCCCAACCCTGGAAGCTCCAGGTCCCAAGGCTAAGGCTGGAGGCCAGAAAGCCAGGGTCCGCCAGGACGGAGCGGGGCTGCTGTCTCTACCTGTGTTCTGCTCGATGCTCTGCAGAAGCAGTGGGTACTTGGTCAGACGCTGCATCTCGGTGGGGATCATGTCCTTCAGCTGCAGCCGGCGGCACCGGGGCCGGCTCTCGGCCTCCTGCAGGAACAGCAGCGCTGAGACACCAGGACGCCGGCCCCCCTCTCCGGGGACCTTGGGGCCCagaccacctcccaccccacctcacctGCACGAAGGTACAGAACCGGGGCTCCTTGCGCTGTTTGGCTTTGAGCTGCTCTAAGGCGAACGACTGGCGGCTACAGAAGCGGGAGGAGATTTTCTGGAACCACGAGCCCTCGGCACCATCGAACTACAGCGAGAGGCAGGCCAAGGAGGGTGTCTCAGGTGGGATGGAGGACATGGCTAGAGGCCCAGACCCCTGGGGCTTGGATGCGGGTAAGGTTGAGACCCTGGGCCTGGGTTCCAGGTCCCCAGccaggaggagggggcggggcggggcggggcgatgGAGTGGAGGGGCGGGGCAGTGGAGGGGGCGGggcagtggaggggaggggaggggcaagtAGGCGGTGCCTGGGCTGGGCTCTCTCACCCGGGCCAGCAGCACATCTCCGATCTCCTTGATGAGGTAGCCACTGTCCTGCCTCCGCTTCATCAGGGAATCAAGGAATAGGGCTGTAGGGAGCAGAGACGAAAGGCGGTGCTCCGTCAGGGTCCTCGAGATTGGATGCAGAGCTGGTCTGgtactggggggtggggggttggacTGCAGGTGGATGTGTCGGATCCTTGGGGCCGGTGACCGCCCCCCGCCCCTGACTCCCTGCCCCATGCCTGTTGATGATGTGTCCCTAGGAGGTGAACTCTGGGCATCTGGGGTGTGGCCCTCCCCAGTGCTAGACCAGAGGCTGCCCGGGGTCAACAGCAAGGCAACGGAACAGAGAGCTGGCAGGTGGGACAATGGGAGGGCCACAGCCCCGCACTCACAATGCACCTCGATGAGCTCGTCCAGGCTGGGGAAGATGTTCTGGAGCTCCTCCTGGGAGTAGAAGCCCCCGTCCGCTATGGGCTGGTAGAAGACGTCGTGGAGCACGCGGAGCATGCGCACATGGGCAGCCTCCGTCACCAGGAGCTCTGCGGGGACAGTGGACAGAAGGAACAGTTGGGGTTGGCGAGCATGCAGACTCCGGGGGTGTAGGGGGGCCGTCTCAgaggcaggctggggaggggatggCACAAGGATGACTCTGGGTGGAGCATTCGCCCCTGAAGTAGCCTCTGAGAAGTCCTCCACGCCACTGCCTTTCTCCTACGGCGGCTGCAGCCAAGGGGACCAGTAGTCCCGGTTTGCCCCATACCATGGGTTTCCCAGGACATGAGGTTTTCAACGTTAACTAGGTCATGTgggcatgcacgctcagtcacgtctgactctctgtgaccccatggactgtagcccacaaggctcctccacccatgggatttcccaggcaagaatattggagtaggttgccatttcctcctccacgggattttcccaacccaagaatcgaacccgtgtctccggcatctcctgcactggcaggcagattatttaccaactgcaccacctgggaagtccccaaaccAGGACAGTCCCAGGCAAATTGGGGACAAGTTGGTCGCCTTACTGCATGCAGCTGCGTTTCAAGTCTAACCATCCAGCAAGTTTCTCAGGCTGTTTCTGGTACAATGACTCTGACAGGTTGATGGCCTGGGATCCAGGGGCCTCCGGGGGGTGCATGCCCGAGTTCCAGGGATCCCCAAAATCCCCAGAGACTAAATGCATGATTTTGTATGTTAAGTATGCATGTATTTCTGGTGAAAGAAACTGCCATGTTGTCCaacatggtagccactagccatgcCAATAACTCTAAACTTtgcttaattaaaatgaaatataatgcaCAATTCAGCTCTCAGTTGGGCTTTAGATGCTCAACAGCTGTTATGTGGCTGGTGGTTACCATGTTGGAAAGTACAGATATTTATTGCATGTTACCATCATTCCAGAAGGTTCTATCAGATGGCACTGGGAATGTTTTGATTATTACTCTCAGAAGGATCTGTGACCCAAAGGGCATCTATCCACTGCCTTAAAACTTCTGAATGAGAATCCTTCTCAACCATTAAATAATCTGTAAGTTAATTTCCAAATGAGCTTCCCAAAACACTCTACATCTGGCAAACCTCCCTCAACACAGACACAATTTGAAATCACAGGGAAGAATTAAGACAAAAATGGTATCTCTCAGCTCAGAAGCAAGCATTGCTAATAATATATTATCTTCCCAAACTTTTCTGGGTGGGAATCTTTTTCTCCCCTGAGTGCTTAAGATCATAGTCGTAACAGCAGTCACAGCTAAATGCTCTGACCCTGGACCCATCACTGTGCTGAATGCACGAATCATCTCATCTTCATCTCTGTGGGGCTTTTAAGAGAGGAGTTATCACTGCCCACGTTTCACAAACAAGGAGACAAAGGCTTATGCCTGAAATGCAACTTTTATAGACCGTTTCTGGCTGTTCACGTCAACACTGTCCCGcactataaaaaattatttagagaggatttccctggtggcccagtggttaggattctgtgcttccactgcagggagagagtgtgggttcaatccctggtcagggaactaagatcccaatgcCGTGCAGCATGGTCAAAACAAAATCATTCCTTGGAAATGTCACTTCCAGCAGCTGCCTTCCCATTCGTTCCCTGAGATGTTCCAATTTAGCTAACAAACGGCCCTCTGAGGGAACTGGGCGGCCTTCAAGCTCTGGTGTAAGCAACACCTAGATGGCCATCCCCCTGCATCTGTCTTTGCCAGAGGTGGGCTGTGTCCTCGGCCACAGTGGGCTGAAGGGGGTGGCACTCACCGCTGATGACCTCCTGCCGCTTCACCTGGCTCTTGGGCAGGCTGTGCAGAATGTCCTGGGGGACAAGCTCTCGCCAGCCAGGCGGCTCCTCTGGTTCCAGCTCCAGTCCTGAGCGGCCCGGCTCTCCCTCATCTCCAGGCTCCGGGCTGTGGGACAGAGGCCTCGTCAGGTCCCCGGCTCAGGGCATCCCAGGAAAGAGCCTTTGACTCCTTCCACGCCCATCCCCTAGGGTGGCCCAAGCTGCGGACCAGCCCCCAGATCTCTGGAAAGCAGCCACTCACCCCTCTCCTGTGACCACTGGAGGCCCACAGTGACCTCAGTATCTGatatcccccaccccagcctccctgACTCTCCAGGCTGCCTTGGTGGATGGAAGGGGGGGGCAGTGACGTACGTGGCTCGTCGGGTAGGGCCAAGCACGGCCGTGGCGGAGCTGGGGTCCATGTCCACGTCGCTCCGGGAGCGGCCCCCACCCCGGCCCTTAGCCCCGAGGCTACCCCGGGAAGGCCGGCGGCGGTCACTCACCCGCAGGCTCTCTGAGCGCCCCAGACGCCCTGACAGCCTGGACCCCGAGGCCAAGGACAGAGTCAGGCCCGGACAGATACAGGGAGAGACCAGGAcagggagagacagggagagaccaGCACA from Bos javanicus breed banteng chromosome 18, ARS-OSU_banteng_1.0, whole genome shotgun sequence harbors:
- the ARHGEF1 gene encoding rho guanine nucleotide exchange factor 1 isoform X5, which translates into the protein MGERGETASDTDSPAVPMEAEDVARGAAPGPPRPGLAPVSIIGAEDEDFEIELKTNPEEQNNQFQNLDQVKRRPAHLMALLQHVAMQFEPGPLLCCLHADMLGSLGPKEFKKAFIDFYHSFLDKHSILRVMVPPAVAFELDRTRADLFPEDLQRQFMQEVVQSQQVAVVRQLEDFRSKKLMGMTPWEQELVQLGAWVARDRASYEARERHLAERQLTHLEEMQHTISNDEEKSAAVVNAISMYMRHLGVRTKSGDKKSGRNFFRKKMIGNRRSDEPTKTKKGLSSFLDAARWNRGEPQDFRHPKVEVDAEKPGLTERKGGQGAPSRDRNLGGPGQDTPGVSPHLLSGDSPDREPGVDALLEVGDPPPQGPASLDAPAPLESTEEAADTESPEPGDEGEPGRSGLELEPEEPPGWRELVPQDILHSLPKSQVKRQEVISELLVTEAAHVRMLRVLHDVFYQPIADGGFYSQEELQNIFPSLDELIEVHSLFLDSLMKRRQDSGYLIKEIGDVLLARFDGAEGSWFQKISSRFCSRQSFALEQLKAKQRKEPRFCTFVQEAESRPRCRRLQLKDMIPTEMQRLTKYPLLLQSIEQNTEEPVEREKVERAAECCREILQHVNLAVRDMEDLLRLKDYQRRLDLTHLRQSNDPMLSEFKNLDITKKRLIYEGPLTWRVTKDKAVEVHVLLLDDLLLLLQRQDERFLLKSHSRTLTPTPDGKTMLRPVLRLTSAMTREVATDHKAFYVIFTWDQEAQIYELVAQTVSERRIWCTLITETAGCLKVPSRTSRPKHRPGPSSTREPLLSSSENGNGSREMPPADGRMERLFNSLLPFCRQGLEGQLAAKALQKVLTLKQLLLPSEEDSGAGPPLEGDGVPGGSPLSPTQPQEIREELLSLEETIKQLEEVEEEFCRLRLLLSQLGENTVPQSGCT
- the ARHGEF1 gene encoding rho guanine nucleotide exchange factor 1 isoform X3 produces the protein MEAEDVARGAAPGPPRPGLAPVSIIGAEDEDFEIELKTNPEEQNNQFQNLDQVKRRPAHLMALLQHVAMQFEPGPLLCCLHADMLGSLGPKEFKKAFIDFYHSFLDKHSILRVMVPPAVAFELDRTRADLFPEDLQRQFMQEVVQSQQVAVVRQLEDFRSKKLMGMTPWEQELVQLGAWVARDRASYEARERHLAERQLTHLEEMQHTISNDEEKSAAVVNAISMYMRHLGVRTKSGDKKSGRNFFRKKMIGNRRSDEPTKTKKGLSSFLDAARWNRGEPQDFRHPKVEVDAEKPGLTERKGGQGAPSRDRNLGGPGQDTPGVSPHLLSGDSPDREPGVDALLEVGDPPPQGPASLDAPAPLESTEEAADTERLSGRLGRSESLRVSDRRRPSRGSLGAKGRGGGRSRSDVDMDPSSATAVLGPTRRATPEPGDEGEPGRSGLELEPEEPPGWRELVPQDILHSLPKSQVKRQEVISELLVTEAAHVRMLRVLHDVFYQPIADGGFYSQEELQNIFPSLDELIEVHSLFLDSLMKRRQDSGYLIKEIGDVLLARFDGAEGSWFQKISSRFCSRQSFALEQLKAKQRKEPRFCTFVQEAESRPRCRRLQLKDMIPTEMQRLTKYPLLLQSIEQNTEEPVEREKVERAAECCREILQHVNLAVRDMEDLLRLKDYQRRLDLTHLRQSNDPMLSEFKNLDITKKRLIYEGPLTWRVTKDKAVEVHVLLLDDLLLLLQRQDERFLLKSHSRTLTPTPDGKTMLRPVLRLTSAMTREVATDHKAFYVIFTWDQEAQIYELVAQTVSERRIWCTLITETAGCLKVPSRTSRPKHRPGPSSTREPLLSSSENGNGSREMPPADGRMERLFNSLLPFCRQGLEGQLAAKALQKVLTLKQLLLPSEEDSGAGPPLEGDGVPGGSPLSPTQPQEIREELLSLEETIKQLEEVEEEFCRLRLLLSQLGENTVPQSGCT